A single region of the Dunckerocampus dactyliophorus isolate RoL2022-P2 chromosome 3, RoL_Ddac_1.1, whole genome shotgun sequence genome encodes:
- the znf710b gene encoding zinc finger protein 710 isoform X2: MRSLKHLKPHSRRSVEEASRRLGRCEPKVMARLVDTGTQTDPVVVLSLAQAAVLGLISQNEVFGATIAPNGFYTGEPKESPAPPVDGVDYEYADQLIGANGDYLGDNLAEDGQMQPSCSQRRWQQGPPQHPDVKMVLPDRHVPQGVDGTVCHIKGEGVNSVMSSCVHMLNNMAPRGGLIQVDPATLRGTNKNCAECEREASNQQQAPTHVHPPPAQVAHRGGEHRGLQGQRPLGGHGRGVREGEEEVNHQGNNMMKPSQQDEAISSYFQTSEVGSYDSGEMAMGGEYEDGNQNMMWTDGSGSGQQHQQQQQQPPQPPQPPRRHGGRRVDRLDINIQIDESYCVDVGDGLKRWKCRMCDKSYTSKYNLVTHILGHNGIKPHACPHCGKLFKQPSHLQTHLLTHQGTRPHKCTVCKKGFTQTSHLKRHMLQHTDVKPYSCRFCRRGFAYPSELRAHEVKHERGRCHVCSQCGLEFPTYAHLKRHQASHQGPHTFQCTECNKSFAYRSQLQNHLLKHQSPRPYTCSQCGLEFVQLHHLRQHSLTHKGMKGHKCEVCSREFTLSANLKRHMLIHNSVRPFQCHVCFKSFIQKQTLKTHMIVHLPVKPFKCKVCGKSFNRMYNLLGHMHLHAGSKPFKCPYCTSKFNLKGNLSRHMKVKHGMDVSPEGQEVLPEMENQGEYESQNFGFTSPDNMDNSGSQNLTKLTTANMEDMEEYYNFGKDTSAYATP, translated from the exons ATGAGGTCCTTAAAGCACCTGAAGCCTCACAGCAGGAGAAGTGTG GAGGAGGCGAGCCGGCGCCTGGGTAGATGTGAGCCCAAGGTAATGGCCAGGCTGGTGGACACAGGCACACAAACAGATCCAGTAGTCGTGCTGTCCTTGGCCCAGGCCGCCGTGCTAGGTCTCATCTCCCAGAATGAAGTCTTCGGCGCTACCATTGCACCCAACGGCTTCTACACAGGTGAACCCAAAGAGTCGCCCGCACCGCCAGTAGACGGAGTGGACTACGAGTACGCGGACCAGCTTATCGGCGCCAACGGAGATTACCTCGGGGACAACTTAGCTGAAGACGGACAGATGCAACCGAGCTGCAGTCAGAGGAGGTGGCAGCAGGGGCCCCCTCAGCACCCCGATGTGAAGATGGTGCTGCCCGATCGCCATGTCCCTCAAGGGGTTGACGGGACCGTGTGTCACATCAAAGGGGAAGGGGTGAACTCTGTCATGAGCTCCTGTGTCCACATGCTCAACAATATGGCTCCCAGGGGGGGCTTGATTCAAGTAGACCCGGCCACCCTCAGAGGGACCAACAAGAACTGTGCAGAGTGTGAGCGGGAGGCCTCCAACCAGCAACAAGCCCCCACACATGTGCACCCTCCTCCCGCTCAGGTGGCCCACAGAGGAGGAGAGCACAGAGGACTGCAGGGCCAGCGCCCCCTGGGGGGTCATGGTCGAGGTGTCCGTGAGGGTGAGGAGGAAGTCAATCATCAGGGGAACAACATGATGAAGCCCAGCCAACAAGATGAAGCCATCAGCAGCTACTTCCAAACCAGCGAAGTAGGCAGCTACGATTCGGGGGAAATGGCCATGGGGGGCGAGTACGAAGACGGTAACCAGAACATGATGTGGACGGATGGGAGTGGGAGTGgacagcagcaccagcagcagcagcagcagccgcctCAGCCGCCGCAGCCCCCTAGAAGACACGGCGGCCGCAGGGTGGACCGACTAGACATCAACATCCAAATTGACGAGTCCTACTGCGTGGACGTGGGGGATGGTCTGAAACGCTGGAAGTGCCGCATGTGCGACAAGTCTTATACGTCCAAGTACAACCTGGTCACGCATATCTTGGGCCACAACGGAATCAAACCGCACGCGTGCCCCCACTGCGGCAAGCTCTTCAAGCAGCCCAGTCATCTCCAAACCCACCTGTTGACCCACCAGGGCACCAGGCCACACAAGTGCACCGTGTGCAAGAAGGGCTTCACGCAGACCAGCCACCTGAAGCGCCACATGCTGCAGCACACAGACGTCAAGCCCTATAGCTGCCGCTTCTGCCGCCGCGGCTTCGCCTACCCCAGCGAGCTGCGGGCGCACGAGGTCAAGCACGAGCGCGGCCGCTGCCACGTGTGCTCGCAGTGCGGCCTGGAGTTCCCCACCTACGCCCACCTCAAGCGCCACCAGGCCAGCCACCAGGGGCCTCACACCTTCCAGTGCACCGAGTGCAACAAGTCCTTCGCCTACCGCAGTCAGCTCCAGAACCACCTGCTGAAGCATCAGAGCCCCAGACCTTACACATGCTCGCAGTGTGGATTGGAGTTTGTGCAACTGCACCACCTACGTCAGCACTCGCTCACACATAAG ggtatgaaaGGCCACAAGTGTGAAGTGTGCTCGCGTGAGTTCACGCTGTCAGCCAACCTCAAGAGGCACATGCTCATCCACAACAGCGTGCGGCCCTTCCAGTGTCATGTCTGCTTTAAGAGCTTCATCCAGAAACAGACGCTCAAGACCCACATGATCGTCCACCTGCCCGTCAAGCCCTTCAAATGCAAG GTGTGTGGCAAATCCTTCAACAGAATGTACAACCTGCTGGGCCACATGCATCTGCACGCTGGCAGTAAGCCCTTCAAGTGCCCCTACTGCAccagcaagttcaacctgaagGGCAACCTCAGCAGGCACATGAAGGTCAAACACGGGATGGACGTGTCGCCTGAAGGACAAG AGGTGCTGCCAGAAATGGAGAACCAGGGGGAGTATGAAAGCCAGAACTTTGGCTTCACGTCGCCTGACAACATGGACAATAGCGGCTCCCAGAACCTCACCAAGCTGACCACGGCCAACATGGAGGACATGGAGGAGTATTACAACTTTGGCAAGGACACCAGCGCCTACGCCACGCCCTGA
- the znf710b gene encoding zinc finger protein 710 isoform X1 has translation MQEKGLCQIHEDLLLKYNMKYQTTQLQEEASRRLGRCEPKVMARLVDTGTQTDPVVVLSLAQAAVLGLISQNEVFGATIAPNGFYTGEPKESPAPPVDGVDYEYADQLIGANGDYLGDNLAEDGQMQPSCSQRRWQQGPPQHPDVKMVLPDRHVPQGVDGTVCHIKGEGVNSVMSSCVHMLNNMAPRGGLIQVDPATLRGTNKNCAECEREASNQQQAPTHVHPPPAQVAHRGGEHRGLQGQRPLGGHGRGVREGEEEVNHQGNNMMKPSQQDEAISSYFQTSEVGSYDSGEMAMGGEYEDGNQNMMWTDGSGSGQQHQQQQQQPPQPPQPPRRHGGRRVDRLDINIQIDESYCVDVGDGLKRWKCRMCDKSYTSKYNLVTHILGHNGIKPHACPHCGKLFKQPSHLQTHLLTHQGTRPHKCTVCKKGFTQTSHLKRHMLQHTDVKPYSCRFCRRGFAYPSELRAHEVKHERGRCHVCSQCGLEFPTYAHLKRHQASHQGPHTFQCTECNKSFAYRSQLQNHLLKHQSPRPYTCSQCGLEFVQLHHLRQHSLTHKGMKGHKCEVCSREFTLSANLKRHMLIHNSVRPFQCHVCFKSFIQKQTLKTHMIVHLPVKPFKCKVCGKSFNRMYNLLGHMHLHAGSKPFKCPYCTSKFNLKGNLSRHMKVKHGMDVSPEGQEVLPEMENQGEYESQNFGFTSPDNMDNSGSQNLTKLTTANMEDMEEYYNFGKDTSAYATP, from the exons GAGGAGGCGAGCCGGCGCCTGGGTAGATGTGAGCCCAAGGTAATGGCCAGGCTGGTGGACACAGGCACACAAACAGATCCAGTAGTCGTGCTGTCCTTGGCCCAGGCCGCCGTGCTAGGTCTCATCTCCCAGAATGAAGTCTTCGGCGCTACCATTGCACCCAACGGCTTCTACACAGGTGAACCCAAAGAGTCGCCCGCACCGCCAGTAGACGGAGTGGACTACGAGTACGCGGACCAGCTTATCGGCGCCAACGGAGATTACCTCGGGGACAACTTAGCTGAAGACGGACAGATGCAACCGAGCTGCAGTCAGAGGAGGTGGCAGCAGGGGCCCCCTCAGCACCCCGATGTGAAGATGGTGCTGCCCGATCGCCATGTCCCTCAAGGGGTTGACGGGACCGTGTGTCACATCAAAGGGGAAGGGGTGAACTCTGTCATGAGCTCCTGTGTCCACATGCTCAACAATATGGCTCCCAGGGGGGGCTTGATTCAAGTAGACCCGGCCACCCTCAGAGGGACCAACAAGAACTGTGCAGAGTGTGAGCGGGAGGCCTCCAACCAGCAACAAGCCCCCACACATGTGCACCCTCCTCCCGCTCAGGTGGCCCACAGAGGAGGAGAGCACAGAGGACTGCAGGGCCAGCGCCCCCTGGGGGGTCATGGTCGAGGTGTCCGTGAGGGTGAGGAGGAAGTCAATCATCAGGGGAACAACATGATGAAGCCCAGCCAACAAGATGAAGCCATCAGCAGCTACTTCCAAACCAGCGAAGTAGGCAGCTACGATTCGGGGGAAATGGCCATGGGGGGCGAGTACGAAGACGGTAACCAGAACATGATGTGGACGGATGGGAGTGGGAGTGgacagcagcaccagcagcagcagcagcagccgcctCAGCCGCCGCAGCCCCCTAGAAGACACGGCGGCCGCAGGGTGGACCGACTAGACATCAACATCCAAATTGACGAGTCCTACTGCGTGGACGTGGGGGATGGTCTGAAACGCTGGAAGTGCCGCATGTGCGACAAGTCTTATACGTCCAAGTACAACCTGGTCACGCATATCTTGGGCCACAACGGAATCAAACCGCACGCGTGCCCCCACTGCGGCAAGCTCTTCAAGCAGCCCAGTCATCTCCAAACCCACCTGTTGACCCACCAGGGCACCAGGCCACACAAGTGCACCGTGTGCAAGAAGGGCTTCACGCAGACCAGCCACCTGAAGCGCCACATGCTGCAGCACACAGACGTCAAGCCCTATAGCTGCCGCTTCTGCCGCCGCGGCTTCGCCTACCCCAGCGAGCTGCGGGCGCACGAGGTCAAGCACGAGCGCGGCCGCTGCCACGTGTGCTCGCAGTGCGGCCTGGAGTTCCCCACCTACGCCCACCTCAAGCGCCACCAGGCCAGCCACCAGGGGCCTCACACCTTCCAGTGCACCGAGTGCAACAAGTCCTTCGCCTACCGCAGTCAGCTCCAGAACCACCTGCTGAAGCATCAGAGCCCCAGACCTTACACATGCTCGCAGTGTGGATTGGAGTTTGTGCAACTGCACCACCTACGTCAGCACTCGCTCACACATAAG ggtatgaaaGGCCACAAGTGTGAAGTGTGCTCGCGTGAGTTCACGCTGTCAGCCAACCTCAAGAGGCACATGCTCATCCACAACAGCGTGCGGCCCTTCCAGTGTCATGTCTGCTTTAAGAGCTTCATCCAGAAACAGACGCTCAAGACCCACATGATCGTCCACCTGCCCGTCAAGCCCTTCAAATGCAAG GTGTGTGGCAAATCCTTCAACAGAATGTACAACCTGCTGGGCCACATGCATCTGCACGCTGGCAGTAAGCCCTTCAAGTGCCCCTACTGCAccagcaagttcaacctgaagGGCAACCTCAGCAGGCACATGAAGGTCAAACACGGGATGGACGTGTCGCCTGAAGGACAAG AGGTGCTGCCAGAAATGGAGAACCAGGGGGAGTATGAAAGCCAGAACTTTGGCTTCACGTCGCCTGACAACATGGACAATAGCGGCTCCCAGAACCTCACCAAGCTGACCACGGCCAACATGGAGGACATGGAGGAGTATTACAACTTTGGCAAGGACACCAGCGCCTACGCCACGCCCTGA
- the znf710b gene encoding zinc finger protein 710 isoform X3, with amino-acid sequence MEEASRRLGRCEPKVMARLVDTGTQTDPVVVLSLAQAAVLGLISQNEVFGATIAPNGFYTGEPKESPAPPVDGVDYEYADQLIGANGDYLGDNLAEDGQMQPSCSQRRWQQGPPQHPDVKMVLPDRHVPQGVDGTVCHIKGEGVNSVMSSCVHMLNNMAPRGGLIQVDPATLRGTNKNCAECEREASNQQQAPTHVHPPPAQVAHRGGEHRGLQGQRPLGGHGRGVREGEEEVNHQGNNMMKPSQQDEAISSYFQTSEVGSYDSGEMAMGGEYEDGNQNMMWTDGSGSGQQHQQQQQQPPQPPQPPRRHGGRRVDRLDINIQIDESYCVDVGDGLKRWKCRMCDKSYTSKYNLVTHILGHNGIKPHACPHCGKLFKQPSHLQTHLLTHQGTRPHKCTVCKKGFTQTSHLKRHMLQHTDVKPYSCRFCRRGFAYPSELRAHEVKHERGRCHVCSQCGLEFPTYAHLKRHQASHQGPHTFQCTECNKSFAYRSQLQNHLLKHQSPRPYTCSQCGLEFVQLHHLRQHSLTHKGMKGHKCEVCSREFTLSANLKRHMLIHNSVRPFQCHVCFKSFIQKQTLKTHMIVHLPVKPFKCKVCGKSFNRMYNLLGHMHLHAGSKPFKCPYCTSKFNLKGNLSRHMKVKHGMDVSPEGQEVLPEMENQGEYESQNFGFTSPDNMDNSGSQNLTKLTTANMEDMEEYYNFGKDTSAYATP; translated from the exons GAGGAGGCGAGCCGGCGCCTGGGTAGATGTGAGCCCAAGGTAATGGCCAGGCTGGTGGACACAGGCACACAAACAGATCCAGTAGTCGTGCTGTCCTTGGCCCAGGCCGCCGTGCTAGGTCTCATCTCCCAGAATGAAGTCTTCGGCGCTACCATTGCACCCAACGGCTTCTACACAGGTGAACCCAAAGAGTCGCCCGCACCGCCAGTAGACGGAGTGGACTACGAGTACGCGGACCAGCTTATCGGCGCCAACGGAGATTACCTCGGGGACAACTTAGCTGAAGACGGACAGATGCAACCGAGCTGCAGTCAGAGGAGGTGGCAGCAGGGGCCCCCTCAGCACCCCGATGTGAAGATGGTGCTGCCCGATCGCCATGTCCCTCAAGGGGTTGACGGGACCGTGTGTCACATCAAAGGGGAAGGGGTGAACTCTGTCATGAGCTCCTGTGTCCACATGCTCAACAATATGGCTCCCAGGGGGGGCTTGATTCAAGTAGACCCGGCCACCCTCAGAGGGACCAACAAGAACTGTGCAGAGTGTGAGCGGGAGGCCTCCAACCAGCAACAAGCCCCCACACATGTGCACCCTCCTCCCGCTCAGGTGGCCCACAGAGGAGGAGAGCACAGAGGACTGCAGGGCCAGCGCCCCCTGGGGGGTCATGGTCGAGGTGTCCGTGAGGGTGAGGAGGAAGTCAATCATCAGGGGAACAACATGATGAAGCCCAGCCAACAAGATGAAGCCATCAGCAGCTACTTCCAAACCAGCGAAGTAGGCAGCTACGATTCGGGGGAAATGGCCATGGGGGGCGAGTACGAAGACGGTAACCAGAACATGATGTGGACGGATGGGAGTGGGAGTGgacagcagcaccagcagcagcagcagcagccgcctCAGCCGCCGCAGCCCCCTAGAAGACACGGCGGCCGCAGGGTGGACCGACTAGACATCAACATCCAAATTGACGAGTCCTACTGCGTGGACGTGGGGGATGGTCTGAAACGCTGGAAGTGCCGCATGTGCGACAAGTCTTATACGTCCAAGTACAACCTGGTCACGCATATCTTGGGCCACAACGGAATCAAACCGCACGCGTGCCCCCACTGCGGCAAGCTCTTCAAGCAGCCCAGTCATCTCCAAACCCACCTGTTGACCCACCAGGGCACCAGGCCACACAAGTGCACCGTGTGCAAGAAGGGCTTCACGCAGACCAGCCACCTGAAGCGCCACATGCTGCAGCACACAGACGTCAAGCCCTATAGCTGCCGCTTCTGCCGCCGCGGCTTCGCCTACCCCAGCGAGCTGCGGGCGCACGAGGTCAAGCACGAGCGCGGCCGCTGCCACGTGTGCTCGCAGTGCGGCCTGGAGTTCCCCACCTACGCCCACCTCAAGCGCCACCAGGCCAGCCACCAGGGGCCTCACACCTTCCAGTGCACCGAGTGCAACAAGTCCTTCGCCTACCGCAGTCAGCTCCAGAACCACCTGCTGAAGCATCAGAGCCCCAGACCTTACACATGCTCGCAGTGTGGATTGGAGTTTGTGCAACTGCACCACCTACGTCAGCACTCGCTCACACATAAG ggtatgaaaGGCCACAAGTGTGAAGTGTGCTCGCGTGAGTTCACGCTGTCAGCCAACCTCAAGAGGCACATGCTCATCCACAACAGCGTGCGGCCCTTCCAGTGTCATGTCTGCTTTAAGAGCTTCATCCAGAAACAGACGCTCAAGACCCACATGATCGTCCACCTGCCCGTCAAGCCCTTCAAATGCAAG GTGTGTGGCAAATCCTTCAACAGAATGTACAACCTGCTGGGCCACATGCATCTGCACGCTGGCAGTAAGCCCTTCAAGTGCCCCTACTGCAccagcaagttcaacctgaagGGCAACCTCAGCAGGCACATGAAGGTCAAACACGGGATGGACGTGTCGCCTGAAGGACAAG AGGTGCTGCCAGAAATGGAGAACCAGGGGGAGTATGAAAGCCAGAACTTTGGCTTCACGTCGCCTGACAACATGGACAATAGCGGCTCCCAGAACCTCACCAAGCTGACCACGGCCAACATGGAGGACATGGAGGAGTATTACAACTTTGGCAAGGACACCAGCGCCTACGCCACGCCCTGA
- the znf710b gene encoding zinc finger protein 710 isoform X4: MARLVDTGTQTDPVVVLSLAQAAVLGLISQNEVFGATIAPNGFYTGEPKESPAPPVDGVDYEYADQLIGANGDYLGDNLAEDGQMQPSCSQRRWQQGPPQHPDVKMVLPDRHVPQGVDGTVCHIKGEGVNSVMSSCVHMLNNMAPRGGLIQVDPATLRGTNKNCAECEREASNQQQAPTHVHPPPAQVAHRGGEHRGLQGQRPLGGHGRGVREGEEEVNHQGNNMMKPSQQDEAISSYFQTSEVGSYDSGEMAMGGEYEDGNQNMMWTDGSGSGQQHQQQQQQPPQPPQPPRRHGGRRVDRLDINIQIDESYCVDVGDGLKRWKCRMCDKSYTSKYNLVTHILGHNGIKPHACPHCGKLFKQPSHLQTHLLTHQGTRPHKCTVCKKGFTQTSHLKRHMLQHTDVKPYSCRFCRRGFAYPSELRAHEVKHERGRCHVCSQCGLEFPTYAHLKRHQASHQGPHTFQCTECNKSFAYRSQLQNHLLKHQSPRPYTCSQCGLEFVQLHHLRQHSLTHKGMKGHKCEVCSREFTLSANLKRHMLIHNSVRPFQCHVCFKSFIQKQTLKTHMIVHLPVKPFKCKVCGKSFNRMYNLLGHMHLHAGSKPFKCPYCTSKFNLKGNLSRHMKVKHGMDVSPEGQEVLPEMENQGEYESQNFGFTSPDNMDNSGSQNLTKLTTANMEDMEEYYNFGKDTSAYATP; this comes from the exons ATGGCCAGGCTGGTGGACACAGGCACACAAACAGATCCAGTAGTCGTGCTGTCCTTGGCCCAGGCCGCCGTGCTAGGTCTCATCTCCCAGAATGAAGTCTTCGGCGCTACCATTGCACCCAACGGCTTCTACACAGGTGAACCCAAAGAGTCGCCCGCACCGCCAGTAGACGGAGTGGACTACGAGTACGCGGACCAGCTTATCGGCGCCAACGGAGATTACCTCGGGGACAACTTAGCTGAAGACGGACAGATGCAACCGAGCTGCAGTCAGAGGAGGTGGCAGCAGGGGCCCCCTCAGCACCCCGATGTGAAGATGGTGCTGCCCGATCGCCATGTCCCTCAAGGGGTTGACGGGACCGTGTGTCACATCAAAGGGGAAGGGGTGAACTCTGTCATGAGCTCCTGTGTCCACATGCTCAACAATATGGCTCCCAGGGGGGGCTTGATTCAAGTAGACCCGGCCACCCTCAGAGGGACCAACAAGAACTGTGCAGAGTGTGAGCGGGAGGCCTCCAACCAGCAACAAGCCCCCACACATGTGCACCCTCCTCCCGCTCAGGTGGCCCACAGAGGAGGAGAGCACAGAGGACTGCAGGGCCAGCGCCCCCTGGGGGGTCATGGTCGAGGTGTCCGTGAGGGTGAGGAGGAAGTCAATCATCAGGGGAACAACATGATGAAGCCCAGCCAACAAGATGAAGCCATCAGCAGCTACTTCCAAACCAGCGAAGTAGGCAGCTACGATTCGGGGGAAATGGCCATGGGGGGCGAGTACGAAGACGGTAACCAGAACATGATGTGGACGGATGGGAGTGGGAGTGgacagcagcaccagcagcagcagcagcagccgcctCAGCCGCCGCAGCCCCCTAGAAGACACGGCGGCCGCAGGGTGGACCGACTAGACATCAACATCCAAATTGACGAGTCCTACTGCGTGGACGTGGGGGATGGTCTGAAACGCTGGAAGTGCCGCATGTGCGACAAGTCTTATACGTCCAAGTACAACCTGGTCACGCATATCTTGGGCCACAACGGAATCAAACCGCACGCGTGCCCCCACTGCGGCAAGCTCTTCAAGCAGCCCAGTCATCTCCAAACCCACCTGTTGACCCACCAGGGCACCAGGCCACACAAGTGCACCGTGTGCAAGAAGGGCTTCACGCAGACCAGCCACCTGAAGCGCCACATGCTGCAGCACACAGACGTCAAGCCCTATAGCTGCCGCTTCTGCCGCCGCGGCTTCGCCTACCCCAGCGAGCTGCGGGCGCACGAGGTCAAGCACGAGCGCGGCCGCTGCCACGTGTGCTCGCAGTGCGGCCTGGAGTTCCCCACCTACGCCCACCTCAAGCGCCACCAGGCCAGCCACCAGGGGCCTCACACCTTCCAGTGCACCGAGTGCAACAAGTCCTTCGCCTACCGCAGTCAGCTCCAGAACCACCTGCTGAAGCATCAGAGCCCCAGACCTTACACATGCTCGCAGTGTGGATTGGAGTTTGTGCAACTGCACCACCTACGTCAGCACTCGCTCACACATAAG ggtatgaaaGGCCACAAGTGTGAAGTGTGCTCGCGTGAGTTCACGCTGTCAGCCAACCTCAAGAGGCACATGCTCATCCACAACAGCGTGCGGCCCTTCCAGTGTCATGTCTGCTTTAAGAGCTTCATCCAGAAACAGACGCTCAAGACCCACATGATCGTCCACCTGCCCGTCAAGCCCTTCAAATGCAAG GTGTGTGGCAAATCCTTCAACAGAATGTACAACCTGCTGGGCCACATGCATCTGCACGCTGGCAGTAAGCCCTTCAAGTGCCCCTACTGCAccagcaagttcaacctgaagGGCAACCTCAGCAGGCACATGAAGGTCAAACACGGGATGGACGTGTCGCCTGAAGGACAAG AGGTGCTGCCAGAAATGGAGAACCAGGGGGAGTATGAAAGCCAGAACTTTGGCTTCACGTCGCCTGACAACATGGACAATAGCGGCTCCCAGAACCTCACCAAGCTGACCACGGCCAACATGGAGGACATGGAGGAGTATTACAACTTTGGCAAGGACACCAGCGCCTACGCCACGCCCTGA
- the tmed3 gene encoding transmembrane emp24 domain-containing protein 3, giving the protein MQLLPVTLQLLFQVFVVSATELTFELPDNDKQCFYEDLEKDVKFDLDYQVISGGNYDVDCFVTDPLDNILYMENKKQYDSFSHTTAMKGVYKVCFSNEFSTFSHKSIYLDFRHGDEEPLLPSMTRATALTQLESTCVAIHEILKVVAESQTWYRLREAHDRTRADQLLDRVTFWSIGETVLLFIIGIGQVMLLRSFFSDKKGSVAAMT; this is encoded by the exons ATGCAGCTGTTGCCGGTCACATTGCAGCTGCTCTTTCAGGTTTTTGTGGTGTCCGCCACCGAGCTCACGTTTGAGCTTCCCGACAACGACAAACAATGTTTCTACGAAGACTTGGAGAAGGACGTCAAGTTTGACTTAGATTATCAG GTGATTTCAGGAGGAAACTACGACGTGGACTGTTTTGTGACAGATCCTCTtgataacatactgtacatggagAACAAGAAGCAGTATGACAGCTTCTCCCACACCACTGCCATGAAGGGAGTCTACAAGGTCTGCTTCAGCAATGAGTTCTCCACGTTCTCACACAAATCCATCTACCTGGACTTCCGCCACGGCGATGAGGAGCCTCTGCTGCCCAGTATGACAAGAGCCACGGCGCTGACACAG CTCGAATCCACATGCGTCGCAATCCACGAGATCCTGAAGGTGGTGGCTGAATCCCAGACGTGGTATCGTCTCAGAGAAGCACACGACCGCACGAGGGCGGACCAGCTCCTGGACCGCGTCACTTTCTGGTCCATCGGCGAAACTGTTCTGCTGTTTATCATCGGCATCGGCCAAGTCATGTTGCTCAGAAGCTTCTTCAGTGATAAGAAAGGCTCTGTGGCAGCAATGACTTAA
- the si:ch211-107o10.3 gene encoding retinol dehydrogenase 13 produces the protein MEMPEYVTTIKEFVEAHAVGLTVAFVAGTSLLALRRWLAGGVCRSKARLDGKTVLITGANTGIGKETALDLARRGARVILACRDLTKAHLAADSIRQKSGNGNVVVKRLDLASLKSVRDLAKDVQMTEQRLDILINNAGIMMCPKWKTEDGYEMQFGVNHLGHFLLTNLLADMLKRSAPSRIVIVSSLAHEKGHIHFDDINLDQDYQPDVSYRQSKLANVLFCRELSSRLHGTGVTTYSLHPGVVRTELARHMFPTVALWKRILAMPFLMMIKSPWEGAQTTIFCAVDESLTNASGLYYSDCAVKTPAPAVLDDAVAKRLWVLSASMVGLV, from the exons atggaaatgccaGAGTACGTCACAACCATAAAGGAATTCGTGGAGGCGCACGCCGTCGGTCTCACCGTTGCATTTGTTGCAG GGACAAGCCTGCTGGCCTTGCGCAGGTGGCTGGCAGGGGGAGTGTGTCGGAGCAAGGCCAGGTTGGATGGGAAAACAGTTCTTATCACAGGAGCCAACACCGGCATTGGGAAGGAGACGGCCCTGGATTTGGCACGACGAG ggGCCCGAGTGATCCTTGCCTGCAGAGACCTAACTAAAGCCCACCTGGCAGCTGATTCCATCCGTCAGAAAAGCGGGAACGGAAACGTGGTGGTGAAGCGACTGGACCTCGCCTCCCTTAAGTCGGTCAGAGACTTGGCCAAAGACGTCCAGATGACTGAGCAACGCTTGGACATCCTCATCAACAACGCAG GTATCATGATGTGTCCCAAGTGGAAGACTGAAGACGGCTATGAGATGCAATTTGGCGTCAACCATCTGGGACATTTCCTCCTCACCAACCTTCTTGCCGACATGCTGAAAAGGTCCGCTCCGAGTCGAATCGTCATTGTCTCCAGCCTGGCGCACGAAAAAG GTCACATCCACTTCGACGACATCAACCTGGATCAAGACTACCAACCCGACGTGAGCTACCGGCAAAGCAAGCTGGCCAATGTGCTCTTCTGCAGAGAGCTGTCTTCCAGACTGCACG GCACCGGGGTGACAACGTACAGCCTCCACCCCGGCGTCGTCCGCACTGAGCTGGCCCGCCACATGTTCCCGACTGTGGCCCTGTGGAAGAGGATTCTAGCCATGCCCTTTTTGATGATGATCAAAAGTCCCTGGGAAGGAGCTCAGACTACAATCTTCTGCGCTGTGGACGAGAGTCTGACCAACGCCAGCGGACTGTACTACAG TGACTGTGCTGTAAAGACTCCTGCCCCAGCGGTACTGGATGATGCTGTAGCCAAACGACTGTGGGTCCTCAGCGCCTCCATGGTTGGCCTGGTTTGA